In a genomic window of Salminus brasiliensis chromosome 12, fSalBra1.hap2, whole genome shotgun sequence:
- the LOC140574285 gene encoding histone H3 → MARTKQTARKSTGGKAPRKQLATKAARKSAPATGGVKKPHRYRPGTVALREIRRYQKSTELLIRKLPFQRLVREIAQDFKTDLRFQSSAVMALQEASEAYLVGLFEDTNLCAIHAKRVTIMPKDIQLARRIRGERA, encoded by the coding sequence atggcaagaaccaagcaAACAGCCCGTAAATCCACCGGTGGCAAGGCCCCGAGGAAGCAGCTCGCCACCAAGGCTGCCCGCAAGAGCGCCCCCGCCACCGGCGGCGTAAAGAAGCCTCACCGTTACAGGCCCGGCACCGTGGCTCTGCGGGAGATCCGCCGCTACCAGAAGTCGACGGAGCTGCTGATCCGCAAGCTACCCTTCCAGCGGCTAGTGCGTGAGATCGCTCAGGATTTCAAGACCGATCTCCGCTTCCAGAGCTCCGCCGTCATGGCCCTGCAGGAGGCTAGCGAGGCATACTTGGTGGGTCTATTTGAAGATactaacctgtgcgctatccacgccaagagagtcaccatcatgcctaaagacatccagctggcccgccgtattcgcggagagcgcgcttaa
- the LOC140573702 gene encoding histone H1-like: MAEVAPAPAASAPAKAPKKKAAARPKKAGPSVGELIVKAVSASKERSGVSLAALKKALAAGGYDVEKNNSRVKLAVKSLVTKGTLVQTKGTGASGSFKLNKKQTEAKKKPAAKKPAPKAKKPAAKKPAAAKKPKKVAAKKPTAAKKSPKKAKKPVAAAKKAAKSPKKAKKPVPPKKATKSPKKAKAVKPKAAKPKAAKAKKAAPKKK, from the coding sequence atggcagaagtcgctccagccccagccgccTCGGCGCCCGCCAAGGCCCCCAAGAAGAAGGCCGCCGCCCGCCCCAAGAAAGCCGGCCCCAGCGTCGGCGAGCTCATCGTCAAGGCCGTCTCTGCGTCCAAGGAGAGGAgcggcgtgtctctcgccgcccTGAAGAAAGCCCTGGCTGCCGGCGGCTACGACGTCGAGAAGAACAACTCACGCGTTAAGCTCGCCGTCAAGAGCCTCGTCACCAAGGGCACTCTGGTGCAGACCAAAGGCACCGGCGCGTCGGGCTCTTTCAAGCTTAACAAGAAGCAGACCGAGGCTaagaagaagccggccgccaagaagccggcacctaaagctaagaagccggccgccaagaaaccagccgcggccaagaagcccaagaaggtagcagccaagaaacccactgcggctaagaaatcccccaagaaggccaagaagcccgtcgcggccgctaagaaggcagcgaaaagccccaagaaggccaagaagccggTGCCTCCCAAAAAGGCGACCAAGAGCCCAAAGAAAGCCAAAGCGGTCAAGCCTAAAGCAGCTAAGCCCAAAGCGGCGAAGGCGAAAAAGGCTGCCCCTAAGAAGAAGTAA